One window from the genome of Rhodopseudomonas sp. P2A-2r encodes:
- the metG gene encoding methionine--tRNA ligase, producing MANANNLSRETYYITTAIVYPNGAPHIGHAYEAIATDALARFQKLDGKDVFFLTGTDEHGQKMVQTAQRAGVTALELATQNSALLRDLDEKLNVSFSRFIRTSEEQHHRSVQEIWRRMTDNGDIYLASYAGWYSVRDEAYYAEDETVVGTDDIRRGPQGTAVEWVEEKSYFFKLSAYQGRLLALYEQQPDFIGPDSSRSEVVSFVKGGLKDLSISRTTFDWGVKVPNDPDHVMYVWVDALTNYITGVGFPDRSDANWRYWPADVHIIGKDIIRFHAVYWPAFLMSAGLPLPKRVYAHGFVLNRGEKMSKSLGNVVDPFVMAERYGVDQLRYFFLREVQFGQDGGYSHEAIVARTNADLANDLGNLAQRSLSMIAKQYEGVLPTPGEFSDNDKAILAQADGMIELARAAMSTQQIHHALNAIWAVVAEANRYFAGEAPWALAKTDPARQRTVLYVTAEVVRQVAILAQPVMPESCGKLLDVLGIPADQRDFAALGGATRISAGTALPTPTGVFPRYIEPTAA from the coding sequence ATGGCGAATGCGAACAATTTGTCCCGCGAAACCTATTACATCACGACGGCGATCGTCTACCCGAACGGCGCGCCGCATATCGGTCACGCCTATGAGGCGATTGCCACCGATGCTCTGGCGCGCTTCCAGAAACTCGACGGCAAGGATGTTTTCTTCCTGACCGGCACCGACGAGCACGGACAGAAGATGGTGCAGACCGCGCAGCGGGCGGGCGTCACCGCGCTCGAGCTGGCAACGCAGAATTCAGCTTTGCTGCGCGACCTTGACGAGAAGCTGAACGTCTCGTTCAGCCGCTTCATTCGCACGTCGGAGGAACAGCACCATCGTTCGGTCCAGGAAATCTGGCGCCGCATGACGGACAACGGCGACATCTACCTGGCCAGCTATGCCGGCTGGTACTCCGTGCGCGATGAAGCCTATTACGCCGAAGACGAGACGGTGGTCGGCACCGACGATATCCGTCGCGGGCCGCAGGGGACGGCCGTGGAGTGGGTCGAGGAGAAGAGCTACTTCTTCAAGCTGTCCGCCTATCAGGGCCGGCTTCTCGCGCTCTACGAGCAGCAGCCGGATTTCATCGGGCCGGATTCCAGCCGCAGCGAAGTGGTCAGCTTCGTCAAGGGCGGCCTGAAGGACCTGTCGATCTCGCGCACCACCTTCGACTGGGGCGTCAAGGTGCCCAACGATCCCGACCATGTGATGTATGTCTGGGTCGATGCGCTGACGAACTACATTACCGGTGTCGGATTTCCCGACCGGTCCGACGCCAACTGGCGCTATTGGCCGGCCGATGTCCATATCATCGGCAAGGACATCATCCGCTTTCATGCGGTGTACTGGCCGGCCTTCCTGATGTCGGCGGGGTTGCCGTTGCCGAAGCGGGTTTATGCCCACGGCTTCGTGTTGAACCGCGGCGAGAAAATGTCGAAGTCGCTCGGCAACGTCGTCGATCCGTTCGTCATGGCCGAACGCTATGGCGTCGATCAGCTGCGTTATTTCTTTCTGCGCGAGGTGCAGTTCGGGCAGGACGGCGGCTACAGCCATGAAGCCATCGTGGCGCGCACCAATGCCGATCTTGCCAACGACCTCGGCAACCTCGCACAACGCTCGCTGTCGATGATCGCCAAGCAGTATGAAGGCGTACTGCCGACACCGGGTGAGTTCAGCGACAACGACAAGGCCATTCTGGCGCAGGCCGACGGCATGATCGAACTGGCGCGCGCCGCGATGAGCACGCAGCAGATCCATCATGCCTTGAACGCGATCTGGGCCGTTGTCGCCGAAGCCAACCGGTACTTTGCCGGCGAGGCGCCATGGGCGCTGGCCAAGACCGACCCGGCGCGGCAGCGCACCGTCCTGTATGTGACCGCCGAAGTGGTCCGCCAGGTCGCCATCCTGGCGCAGCCGGTGATGCCGGAGTCCTGTGGCAAGCTGCTCGATGTGCTCGGCATTCCCGCCGATCAGCGCGATTTCGCAGCGCTGGGCGGAGCGACCCGGATCAGCGCGGGCACGGCGCTGCCGACACCGACCGGCGTGTTTCCGCGCTATATCGAACCGACCGCAGCGTAA
- a CDS encoding DNA polymerase III subunit delta' — protein sequence MARSPETQSAIPHPRETTALFGHHDAEQALLNAYRGGRIPHAWLIGGAQGIGKATLAYRMARFVLAHRDPLSAQVQSADTLAIDPEHPVARQVAAEAHGGLLTLERSLNDKGVMRTVITVDETRETISFFGSTAAVEGWRVCIVDTVDELNGNAANALLKVLEEPPQQSLFLLVSHAPARVLPTIQSRCRKLALRPLAIADVIAATAQAAETSIGDPALAEAAQAAEGSVSRALTLLGGDALKLHQRTAALLNTLPHVDPRELHALGDALGGSDRVALGAFVDSVDRWIGERLRADDAHANANLPRLARLAEVWEKINRAARETESYNLERKPLVFSVFGLLAEATR from the coding sequence ATGGCCCGTTCACCCGAGACCCAGAGCGCGATCCCGCATCCACGCGAAACCACTGCGCTGTTCGGACATCACGATGCCGAACAGGCCCTGCTCAATGCCTATCGCGGCGGGCGCATTCCCCACGCATGGCTGATCGGCGGTGCCCAGGGCATCGGCAAGGCGACGCTGGCCTATCGCATGGCGCGCTTCGTGCTGGCGCATCGCGATCCATTGTCTGCGCAAGTGCAGTCGGCGGATACGCTGGCCATCGATCCTGAGCATCCCGTCGCGCGACAGGTCGCCGCCGAGGCGCATGGCGGCCTGCTGACGCTGGAGCGCAGCCTCAACGACAAGGGCGTGATGCGCACGGTGATCACCGTGGACGAGACGCGCGAGACCATCTCGTTCTTCGGCTCCACCGCGGCTGTGGAAGGCTGGCGGGTCTGCATCGTCGATACCGTGGACGAGCTGAATGGCAACGCCGCCAACGCGCTGCTCAAGGTGCTCGAGGAGCCACCGCAGCAGTCGCTGTTCCTGCTGGTCAGCCATGCCCCGGCCCGCGTGTTGCCCACCATTCAATCGCGTTGCCGGAAACTGGCCCTGCGGCCGCTCGCCATCGCGGACGTCATCGCCGCCACGGCGCAGGCGGCAGAGACATCGATCGGCGATCCGGCCCTCGCTGAGGCCGCACAGGCGGCGGAGGGTAGTGTCTCCCGCGCCCTGACGCTGCTCGGCGGCGACGCGCTGAAACTGCATCAGCGCACCGCGGCCCTCTTGAATACCCTTCCGCACGTCGATCCCCGGGAGCTGCATGCGCTGGGCGACGCGCTGGGCGGTAGCGACCGCGTGGCGCTCGGCGCCTTTGTCGACAGCGTAGATCGCTGGATCGGCGAACGGTTGCGCGCCGACGATGCCCATGCCAACGCCAACCTGCCGCGCCTTGCGCGGCTCGCGGAGGTATGGGAAAAGATCAACCGCGCCGCGCGCGAGACCGAATCCTACAATCTCGAGCGAAAACCGCTGGTTTTTTCGGTATTCGGGCTGCTGGCCGAAGCAACGCGCTGA
- the tmk gene encoding dTMP kinase, translated as MADAVDNRAPRRGRFITFEGGEGAGKSTQIKLLADRLDAAKLRVLVTREPGGSPGAEIIRHVVLSGMGKLLGAEAETLLFAAARDDHVHAVIEPALAQGVWVLCDRFADSTRAYQGALGKVSPGLLNAMERVTIGNLKPDLTVILDVPVEVGMQRAAARRGEGAPDRFEAEDIEFHRGLRAAFRQIAAQEPGRCVLVDASADPATVAAGIWAATRERLLTMLRQNETASA; from the coding sequence ATGGCCGATGCCGTCGACAACAGGGCGCCCCGACGCGGGCGCTTCATCACCTTCGAAGGCGGGGAGGGGGCCGGCAAGTCGACGCAGATCAAGCTGCTGGCCGACCGGCTCGACGCGGCCAAGTTGCGCGTCCTCGTCACCCGCGAGCCGGGCGGGTCGCCCGGCGCCGAGATCATCCGGCATGTCGTCTTGTCGGGGATGGGCAAGCTGCTGGGCGCGGAAGCTGAAACGCTGCTGTTCGCCGCGGCGCGCGACGATCACGTGCATGCCGTGATCGAGCCCGCTTTGGCGCAGGGCGTCTGGGTGCTGTGCGACCGCTTTGCGGATTCGACCCGCGCCTATCAGGGCGCGCTCGGCAAGGTGTCGCCTGGGCTTCTCAACGCGATGGAGCGCGTCACCATCGGCAACCTCAAGCCGGATCTCACCGTCATCCTCGACGTGCCCGTCGAAGTCGGGATGCAGCGCGCCGCAGCGCGTCGCGGCGAAGGCGCTCCCGACCGGTTCGAGGCGGAAGACATCGAGTTTCACCGCGGGTTGCGCGCGGCGTTCCGGCAGATCGCGGCGCAGGAGCCCGGACGCTGCGTGCTGGTCGATGCCAGTGCCGATCCCGCGACCGTCGCGGCCGGCATATGGGCGGCAACCCGCGAGCGCCTTCTGACAATGCTGCGACAGAACGAGACGGCATCCGCATAA
- a CDS encoding septal ring lytic transglycosylase RlpA family protein, whose translation MGIRGSYRLGRAARAVTAIGACMFLANCASSGKFSRVDPKYGVSSSPRVVGMGEPVPKGGGTYRVGKPYTVAGRTYVPEENLNYRAEGLASWYGDDFHGRLTANGEVFDMASLTAAHPTLPIPSYARVTNLGNGKSLIVRVNDRGPYHGNRLIDVSNKAAELLEFKGRGIANVRVEYVARAPLEGSDDRQLVATLRTGEPAPSPSLVRVASARSFVPDMQGGRVVSRDIPLPEGRPYTLGNTPADVASINATSELSASGRMRPSPRMTENHRVVSYEASNDAAPRERPVAAYAPADEARDILSGRGLY comes from the coding sequence ATGGGGATTCGTGGGTCATATCGACTCGGCCGGGCCGCGCGAGCGGTGACGGCTATCGGCGCGTGTATGTTCCTGGCGAACTGCGCGTCCTCCGGCAAATTCAGTCGCGTCGACCCCAAATATGGCGTCTCCAGCAGCCCGCGCGTGGTTGGAATGGGCGAACCCGTGCCCAAGGGCGGCGGCACCTATCGCGTCGGCAAGCCCTATACGGTCGCCGGGAGAACCTATGTACCGGAAGAGAACCTCAATTACCGCGCCGAAGGTCTGGCGTCCTGGTACGGCGATGATTTCCACGGCCGGTTGACCGCCAATGGCGAAGTGTTCGACATGGCGTCGCTGACCGCGGCGCATCCAACCCTGCCGATCCCCAGCTACGCCCGCGTCACCAATCTCGGCAATGGCAAGTCGCTGATCGTGCGCGTCAACGATCGCGGGCCGTATCATGGCAACCGCCTGATCGATGTCTCCAACAAGGCCGCCGAACTGCTCGAGTTCAAGGGCCGCGGCATTGCCAATGTGCGGGTCGAATACGTGGCACGCGCGCCGCTGGAAGGCTCCGACGATCGCCAACTGGTGGCCACGTTGCGCACCGGCGAGCCGGCGCCTTCGCCATCCCTGGTCCGCGTCGCGTCCGCGCGCTCCTTCGTGCCGGACATGCAGGGCGGACGCGTGGTCTCGCGCGATATTCCGTTGCCGGAAGGCCGTCCCTATACCCTCGGCAATACGCCGGCTGATGTCGCATCGATCAACGCGACCTCCGAGCTGTCGGCGTCCGGTCGCATGCGGCCGAGCCCTCGCATGACGGAAAATCACCGCGTCGTGTCCTATGAAGCCAGTAACGACGCCGCCCCGCGCGAGCGGCCGGTCGCCGCTTACGCGCCCGCCGACGAGGCCCGGGATATCCTGTCCGGCCGCGGTCTCTACTGA
- a CDS encoding IclR family transcriptional regulator, giving the protein MISALSFKLGAEVLRCEPIGRGEDQICGGGYWMDKAFIKGLRLLETLALSERPRGITELANELKFTKSNVHRLLMTLQSQGYVRRVPPHSTYELTTKIWALGTHVISRMDLIKIARPVMAKLVQVTGETIHLSILEDTDVVYVDKIESEHHIRAHTSVGMRAPAFTMATGKAMLAYMPDDYLEKFKPHFRRYTDTTRMTIEELREDIALARSQGYSYVLHGEWREGIAACACAILGRSGEMVGAIGMSGPDTRIKRKQIKEYSVHVMEAARAIGTALGYSR; this is encoded by the coding sequence ATGATCTCGGCGCTCAGCTTCAAGCTGGGCGCCGAGGTCCTGCGCTGCGAACCGATCGGGCGAGGCGAAGATCAAATATGCGGCGGTGGTTATTGGATGGATAAGGCCTTTATCAAGGGACTTCGTCTTCTCGAAACGCTTGCTTTGAGCGAGCGGCCTCGGGGCATCACCGAACTTGCGAACGAACTGAAGTTCACCAAGAGCAACGTGCACCGGCTGCTCATGACGTTGCAGTCGCAGGGCTACGTGCGTCGGGTTCCCCCGCACAGCACCTATGAGCTGACGACCAAGATCTGGGCGCTCGGCACCCATGTCATCTCTCGGATGGATTTGATCAAGATTGCCCGTCCGGTCATGGCAAAACTGGTGCAGGTGACCGGCGAAACGATCCATCTTTCGATTCTGGAAGACACCGACGTGGTGTATGTCGACAAGATAGAAAGTGAACATCACATTCGCGCCCACACCAGCGTCGGCATGCGCGCGCCGGCTTTCACGATGGCGACCGGCAAGGCGATGCTGGCGTATATGCCGGACGATTATCTTGAGAAATTCAAGCCGCATTTCAGGCGTTATACAGACACGACGCGCATGACGATCGAGGAGCTCCGGGAGGACATCGCACTGGCGCGATCGCAGGGGTATTCCTACGTTCTGCATGGCGAATGGCGTGAAGGTATCGCGGCCTGTGCCTGCGCAATTCTGGGGCGGTCCGGCGAGATGGTCGGTGCCATCGGCATGTCGGGGCCGGATACGCGCATCAAACGCAAGCAGATTAAGGAATACTCCGTTCACGTGATGGAAGCGGCCCGCGCCATCGGTACTGCGCTCGGCTATTCCCGGTAA
- a CDS encoding extracellular solute-binding protein, with translation MSKYKHLRLSASVLASAAMLLIGTGVAPAQSNVVIMQDPGGGYGDALRKVMYDPFEKATGIKVVTVQEARSGPRIKAQGEAGKAQWDLTFIFDQETKLLGDCCLADIDYTKLSEPAQKTLAAMPDNLKRKKGVALQVIGVGLVYNKDKFKGANVPASWADFWDVKKFPGRRCMPAWPRFVFEAALMADGVDKSQIYPIDMERALKKIKEIKPHIAKWWTTSAQPPQLLLDGEADMCMAYTGSMSKLALEGAPIDLTFNQGFIYYDFFSIPKGAPNYDNALKLLSWRLDPTRAAQLTSTFPVALPSSVVFEAATDKKIARYWANNPDNVSKAIEWSPTYWGAPSPAGNSTNEEYGQEKLNALLAQ, from the coding sequence ATGTCGAAATACAAGCATCTGCGACTCTCGGCTTCCGTGCTCGCATCGGCCGCCATGCTCTTGATCGGGACCGGCGTTGCGCCTGCTCAGAGCAACGTCGTGATCATGCAGGACCCCGGCGGCGGCTACGGCGACGCGCTGCGCAAGGTGATGTACGATCCGTTCGAAAAGGCGACGGGCATCAAGGTCGTGACGGTCCAGGAGGCGCGCAGCGGCCCGCGCATCAAGGCGCAGGGCGAAGCAGGCAAGGCGCAGTGGGATCTCACCTTCATCTTCGATCAGGAAACCAAGCTGCTTGGCGACTGCTGCCTGGCTGACATCGATTATACCAAACTGTCCGAACCGGCGCAGAAGACGCTCGCGGCCATGCCGGACAACCTGAAGCGCAAGAAGGGCGTCGCGCTGCAGGTGATCGGCGTCGGTCTCGTCTACAACAAGGACAAGTTCAAGGGCGCCAACGTACCGGCAAGCTGGGCAGACTTCTGGGATGTGAAGAAGTTTCCGGGTCGTCGCTGCATGCCCGCCTGGCCACGCTTCGTGTTCGAGGCGGCGTTGATGGCCGACGGGGTCGACAAGAGCCAGATCTATCCGATCGACATGGAGCGGGCGCTCAAGAAGATCAAGGAGATCAAGCCTCATATCGCCAAGTGGTGGACGACATCCGCGCAGCCGCCGCAGCTGCTGCTCGATGGCGAAGCCGACATGTGCATGGCCTACACCGGATCGATGAGCAAGCTGGCACTCGAAGGCGCTCCGATCGATCTGACGTTCAATCAGGGGTTCATCTATTACGATTTCTTCTCCATTCCGAAGGGAGCTCCGAACTACGACAATGCGCTGAAGCTGTTGTCCTGGCGTCTCGATCCGACGCGCGCCGCACAGCTGACCTCGACATTCCCGGTCGCGCTTCCGTCGTCCGTCGTGTTCGAAGCGGCCACGGACAAGAAGATCGCTCGCTATTGGGCGAACAATCCGGACAATGTCAGCAAAGCGATCGAGTGGAGCCCGACCTATTGGGGTGCGCCGTCGCCGGCCGGTAACTCGACCAACGAGGAATATGGGCAGGAGAAGTTGAACGCGCTGCTCGCACAGTAG
- a CDS encoding ABC transporter permease subunit — translation MFNRGTVLLGMTAVLLPLMVLSIYSSVARLDQGLTRAALASGAGPIAVFWRVVLPLTLPGIGAGVLLVFVAAIGFFITPTLLGGPGDQMFAMHITQQADSVTSEGFLQALGVVLLVITLAVVAIAGRFMGLEFIWGGRKLDEDAPKMAGSAKASGHSRRGIASMLADLIGWPLLRLSGHLPAGFGKWTVRLMGGAVVAILILPIIVVMIISFSSASYLTFPPPGFSLRWYEQFFSDSGWMRAFWTSLLVATISACIAVALGTSAALGVVRSKIRGKSAIMLLLVSPIIVPPVVLGLSLYSLFLRFDMVGSVFGLAAAHAIGGLPIVVVILSAALQGVDPRLEQAASVHGASSLTVFRLVTLPAIAPGLAAATFFAFLHSFDELVLTLFLSSAELKTLPLMLWGDINYRLNPVLAVVSSLEVLLVVGGLILARPVLTTSRKSAY, via the coding sequence TTGTTCAATCGCGGCACGGTGCTGCTCGGCATGACCGCGGTGCTGCTTCCGCTCATGGTGCTGAGCATCTACTCCAGCGTGGCGCGGCTCGATCAGGGGCTGACAAGGGCTGCTTTGGCCAGCGGGGCAGGGCCGATTGCCGTGTTCTGGCGCGTGGTGTTGCCGTTGACCCTGCCGGGCATCGGCGCCGGCGTGCTGCTGGTGTTTGTCGCCGCCATCGGCTTCTTCATCACGCCGACGCTGCTGGGCGGCCCCGGCGACCAGATGTTCGCCATGCACATCACCCAGCAGGCGGACTCGGTGACGTCGGAAGGCTTTCTCCAGGCGCTCGGTGTCGTGCTGCTTGTCATCACGCTGGCCGTGGTGGCCATCGCAGGGCGCTTCATGGGCCTCGAATTCATCTGGGGTGGCCGCAAACTGGATGAAGACGCGCCGAAAATGGCCGGATCCGCAAAGGCTTCCGGCCACAGCCGTCGCGGCATCGCCAGCATGCTTGCTGACCTGATCGGCTGGCCGTTGCTGCGGCTGTCCGGACATTTGCCTGCGGGTTTCGGCAAGTGGACGGTCCGATTGATGGGCGGTGCCGTCGTCGCCATCCTGATCCTGCCGATCATCGTGGTGATGATCATCTCCTTCAGCAGCGCCAGCTACCTGACCTTTCCGCCACCCGGCTTTTCGCTGCGCTGGTACGAGCAGTTCTTCTCGGACTCGGGCTGGATGCGCGCGTTCTGGACGTCACTGCTGGTGGCGACGATCTCGGCCTGCATCGCGGTTGCGCTGGGTACGTCGGCTGCTCTGGGTGTCGTGCGCAGCAAGATTCGCGGAAAGTCCGCGATCATGCTGCTGCTGGTCAGTCCGATCATCGTCCCGCCCGTCGTTCTCGGCCTGTCGCTGTACAGCCTGTTCCTTCGCTTCGACATGGTCGGCTCGGTGTTCGGCCTGGCCGCCGCCCATGCCATTGGCGGGCTGCCCATCGTTGTGGTGATCCTGTCGGCGGCGCTGCAAGGCGTCGATCCCAGGCTGGAGCAGGCGGCATCCGTTCACGGCGCGTCATCGCTGACGGTTTTCCGGCTGGTGACGCTGCCGGCGATTGCGCCGGGCCTCGCCGCGGCAACGTTCTTCGCTTTCCTGCATTCGTTCGACGAACTGGTTTTGACGCTGTTCCTGTCGAGCGCAGAGCTCAAGACGCTGCCGCTGATGCTGTGGGGCGACATCAACTACCGTCTCAACCCCGTACTTGCCGTGGTGTCCTCGCTCGAGGTCCTGCTGGTCGTCGGGGGACTGATCCTGGCGCGGCCGGTGCTCACCACATCACGAAAATCTGCATATTAA